The following are from one region of the Hydrogenophaga sp. BPS33 genome:
- the glyQ gene encoding glycine--tRNA ligase subunit alpha, protein MLTFQHIILKLQSYWDAQGCALLQPYDMEVGAGTSHTATFLRALGPEPWKAAYVQPSRRPKDGRYGENPNRLQHYYQFQVVLKPAPSNILELYLGSLEALGFDLKKNDIRFVEDDWENPTLGAWGLGWEVWLNGMEVTQFTYFQQVGGIDCKPITGEITYGLERLAMYLQGVDNVYNLKWTDTLSYGDVYLQNEKEQSAYNFEHSDADFLFTAFGAHEKQAKHLMAQQLALPAYEQVLKAAHTFNLLDARGAISVTERAAYIGRIRNLARSVAQSYYESRERLGFPMAPREWVEQMAKKAA, encoded by the coding sequence ATGTTGACCTTCCAGCACATCATTCTGAAACTGCAGTCCTATTGGGACGCCCAGGGCTGCGCACTGCTGCAGCCCTACGACATGGAGGTGGGGGCCGGCACCAGCCACACCGCCACCTTCCTGCGCGCACTCGGCCCCGAGCCCTGGAAGGCCGCCTACGTGCAGCCCAGCCGCCGGCCCAAGGACGGCCGCTATGGCGAGAACCCCAACCGCCTGCAGCACTACTACCAGTTCCAGGTGGTGCTCAAGCCCGCGCCGAGCAACATCCTCGAGCTCTACCTGGGCAGCCTCGAAGCGCTGGGCTTCGACCTGAAGAAGAACGACATCCGCTTCGTCGAGGACGATTGGGAGAACCCCACGCTGGGTGCCTGGGGCCTGGGCTGGGAGGTCTGGTTGAACGGCATGGAAGTCACGCAGTTCACCTACTTCCAGCAGGTCGGGGGCATCGATTGCAAGCCCATCACCGGCGAAATCACCTACGGCCTGGAGCGCCTGGCCATGTACCTGCAGGGGGTGGACAACGTCTACAACCTGAAGTGGACCGACACGCTGAGCTATGGCGACGTGTACCTGCAGAACGAAAAAGAACAGTCGGCCTACAACTTCGAGCACAGCGACGCCGACTTCCTCTTCACCGCCTTCGGCGCGCACGAGAAACAGGCCAAGCACCTGATGGCGCAGCAGCTCGCGCTGCCCGCCTACGAACAGGTGCTCAAGGCCGCACACACCTTCAACCTGCTGGACGCGCGCGGCGCCATCAGCGTGACCGAACGTGCCGCCTACATCGGGCGCATCCGCAACCTCGCGCGCTCGGTGGCGCAGAGCTACTACGAGAGCCGAGAACGCTTGGGCTTCCCCATGGCGCCGCGCGAGTGGGTCGAGCAGATGGCGAAGAAGGCCGCGTGA
- the glyS gene encoding glycine--tRNA ligase subunit beta, whose translation MTAQNLLIELFVEELPPKALKKLGDAFASVLADQLKAQGLAAADAAVTAFASPRRLAAHVTGVLPRAADKAVSQKLMPVSVGLDANGQPTPALLKRLGALGADASAVAGLKRAPDGKAEALFYDSVAPGAELAAGLQKALDEAIAKLPIPKVMSYQLETDCELPGWSSVNFVRPAHGLVALHGAQVVPVKALGLTARNTTQGHRFEAAVSPVVLKDADSYAAVLAKDGAVIASFAERKAEIARQLAAAAAKVGGGCQPIDDDALLDEVTALVERPNVLVCEFEPQFLDVPQECLILTMKANQKYFPLLDAQGKLTNRFLVVSNISPSDASAVIGGNERVVRPRLADAKFFFDQDRKKALLSRVEGLGKVVYHNKLGTQGERVERVRAIARAIAHQLRDATSAVDKAAQLAKTDLLTDMVGEFPELQGTMGRYYALHDGESEEVAFAIEDHYKPRFAGDDLPRNMTGVVVALADKLETLVGMFGIGNLPTGDKDPFALRRHALGVLRMLVEKDLPLDLQALLRSAVPAFGSLIQDPSDTLADFIYDRLAGSLREQGYSAQEVDAVLALRPERLSDIAKRLAAVRAFAALPEAPALAAANKRIANILKKSEGDAVGVKEALLAEAAEKDLFAAMQATVPAANAKFDAGDHTASLQALAALRTPVDAFFDGVMVNAEDPALKANRLGLLRELHNAMNRVADLSRLAA comes from the coding sequence ATGACTGCACAGAATCTGCTCATTGAGCTGTTTGTTGAAGAGCTGCCGCCCAAGGCGCTGAAGAAGCTGGGCGATGCGTTCGCCTCCGTGCTGGCCGACCAGCTCAAGGCGCAAGGACTGGCAGCGGCCGACGCGGCCGTGACCGCCTTTGCCTCGCCGCGCCGCCTGGCCGCGCATGTCACGGGCGTGTTGCCGCGCGCGGCCGACAAGGCCGTGTCGCAAAAGCTCATGCCGGTGAGCGTGGGCCTGGACGCGAATGGCCAGCCCACGCCAGCCCTGCTCAAGCGCCTGGGTGCGCTGGGTGCGGATGCGTCGGCTGTGGCCGGCCTCAAGCGCGCGCCCGATGGCAAGGCCGAGGCTTTGTTCTACGACAGTGTGGCGCCCGGGGCCGAGTTGGCCGCCGGTTTGCAGAAGGCCCTCGACGAGGCCATTGCCAAGCTGCCGATTCCGAAGGTGATGAGCTACCAGCTCGAGACCGATTGCGAACTGCCCGGCTGGAGCAGCGTGAACTTCGTGCGCCCCGCACATGGCCTGGTGGCCTTGCATGGCGCTCAAGTCGTGCCGGTCAAGGCCCTTGGCCTCACGGCGCGCAACACCACGCAAGGCCACCGCTTCGAAGCGGCTGTGTCGCCCGTGGTGCTCAAGGACGCCGACAGCTACGCTGCCGTGCTGGCGAAAGACGGCGCGGTGATCGCGTCTTTCGCCGAACGCAAGGCCGAGATCGCGCGCCAACTCGCTGCGGCCGCGGCGAAAGTGGGGGGCGGTTGCCAGCCGATCGACGACGACGCGCTGCTGGACGAAGTGACCGCGCTGGTCGAGCGCCCGAACGTATTGGTTTGCGAGTTCGAACCGCAGTTCCTCGACGTGCCGCAGGAATGCCTGATCCTCACGATGAAGGCCAACCAGAAGTACTTCCCCCTGCTCGATGCGCAGGGCAAGCTGACGAACCGTTTCCTGGTGGTCAGCAACATCAGCCCGAGCGATGCGAGCGCGGTGATCGGCGGCAACGAACGCGTGGTGCGCCCGCGCCTGGCCGATGCGAAGTTCTTCTTCGACCAGGACCGCAAGAAGGCGCTGCTCTCGCGCGTCGAAGGACTGGGCAAGGTGGTCTATCACAACAAGCTGGGCACGCAGGGCGAGCGCGTGGAGCGCGTGCGCGCCATTGCGCGGGCCATCGCGCACCAACTGCGCGATGCCACTTCTGCGGTGGACAAGGCCGCGCAACTCGCCAAGACCGACCTGCTGACCGACATGGTGGGTGAGTTCCCGGAGTTGCAAGGCACCATGGGCCGCTACTACGCGCTGCACGATGGCGAATCCGAAGAGGTCGCGTTCGCCATCGAGGACCACTACAAGCCGCGTTTTGCCGGTGACGATTTGCCGCGCAACATGACGGGCGTGGTCGTGGCGTTGGCCGACAAGCTGGAAACGCTGGTGGGCATGTTCGGCATCGGCAACCTGCCGACCGGCGACAAGGACCCGTTTGCGCTGCGGCGGCATGCGCTGGGCGTGCTGCGCATGCTGGTCGAAAAAGACCTGCCTTTGGATCTGCAGGCCTTGCTGCGATCGGCGGTGCCTGCCTTCGGCAGCTTGATCCAGGATCCCAGCGACACGCTCGCCGATTTCATCTACGACCGCCTTGCCGGCAGCCTGCGCGAGCAGGGCTACAGCGCGCAAGAGGTCGACGCGGTGTTGGCCCTGCGTCCAGAGCGCCTGAGCGATATTGCCAAACGGCTCGCGGCCGTGCGCGCGTTCGCGGCTCTGCCCGAAGCACCCGCGCTCGCGGCCGCCAACAAGCGCATCGCCAACATCCTCAAGAAGTCCGAGGGCGACGCCGTGGGGGTGAAGGAAGCGTTGCTGGCCGAAGCCGCCGAGAAAGACCTCTTCGCCGCGATGCAGGCCACCGTGCCCGCGGCCAACGCGAAGTTCGACGCCGGCGACCACACCGCCTCGCTGCAAGCCCTCGCCGCGCTGCGCACGCCCGTCGACGCCTTCTTCGACGGCGTGATGGTCAACGCCGAGGACCCCGCGCTCAAGGCCAACCGCCTGGGCCTGCTGCGCGAGTTGCACAATGCCATGAACCGCGTGGCCGATCTCTCGCGCCTGGCCGCCTGA
- the gmhB gene encoding D-glycero-beta-D-manno-heptose 1,7-bisphosphate 7-phosphatase has product MKLLILDRDGTLNRSRDDYVASPEEWEPLPGALEAVARLNQGGWRVVLATNQSGIGRGLFDMASLNAIHLKMHRLLAAVGARVEAVFFCPHAPEDVCACRKPAPGLFTQIGSRFGVPLAQVHAAGNAMRHVRAAAAAGCQTHLLMTGKSEHLRGRLGEASGADLAALAPDLPPGTRAHDDLGAFADWLLMQQPAN; this is encoded by the coding sequence ATGAAACTCCTCATCCTCGACCGCGACGGCACGCTCAACCGCAGCCGCGACGACTACGTGGCCTCGCCGGAAGAGTGGGAGCCCTTGCCCGGCGCGCTCGAGGCGGTGGCGCGCCTCAACCAGGGCGGCTGGCGCGTGGTGCTGGCGACCAACCAGTCCGGCATTGGGCGGGGCTTGTTCGACATGGCCTCGCTCAACGCCATCCACCTCAAGATGCACCGCCTGCTGGCGGCGGTGGGTGCACGGGTAGAGGCGGTATTTTTCTGCCCGCATGCGCCCGAGGACGTTTGCGCCTGCCGCAAGCCCGCGCCGGGGCTGTTCACGCAGATCGGCTCGCGCTTTGGCGTGCCCCTGGCCCAGGTACATGCCGCCGGCAACGCCATGCGCCACGTGCGCGCCGCCGCCGCCGCCGGTTGTCAGACGCACTTGTTGATGACCGGCAAGTCCGAACATTTGCGCGGCCGCCTCGGCGAAGCTTCGGGCGCCGACCTGGCCGCGCTCGCGCCCGACCTGCCGCCTGGCACGCGCGCCCACGACGACCTCGGCGCTTTTGCCGACTGGCTGCTGATGCAACAGCCCGCGAACTGA
- a CDS encoding lysophospholipid acyltransferase family protein: protein MHLLRSVLHTLFMAVTVVPWALAVLIAAPFLNSTQIYWMCAGWLKLAVRSGELILGIRNQVIGYENLPVGSTAPAVLLLKHQSTWETFCMPALMPHPLAYVFKKELLYVPFFGWAMARMDMIHIDRSKRAQAFNKVVEQGRRLLKQGTWVIMFPEGTRIERGQKGQYKSGGTRLAVETGAPVIPIAVTSAKCWPRKAFIRKPGTVEFSIGKPIPSEGRQPDELMREVEAWIEAEMRRLDPSAYRDV, encoded by the coding sequence ATCCACCTGCTGCGCTCGGTCCTGCACACCTTGTTCATGGCCGTGACCGTGGTGCCCTGGGCGCTCGCCGTGCTGATCGCCGCGCCTTTTCTCAACAGCACCCAGATCTACTGGATGTGCGCGGGCTGGCTGAAGCTGGCGGTCAGAAGCGGCGAGCTGATCCTGGGCATCCGCAACCAGGTGATCGGCTACGAGAACCTGCCGGTGGGCAGCACCGCGCCGGCCGTCCTGCTGCTCAAGCACCAGTCCACCTGGGAGACCTTCTGCATGCCCGCGCTGATGCCGCACCCGCTGGCCTATGTGTTCAAGAAGGAGCTGCTGTATGTGCCCTTCTTCGGCTGGGCCATGGCCCGCATGGACATGATCCACATTGACCGCAGCAAGCGCGCGCAGGCCTTCAACAAGGTGGTGGAGCAAGGCCGCCGCCTGCTCAAGCAGGGCACCTGGGTGATCATGTTTCCCGAGGGCACGCGCATCGAGCGCGGCCAGAAGGGCCAATACAAGAGCGGCGGCACGCGATTGGCCGTGGAAACCGGTGCTCCGGTGATCCCGATCGCCGTCACCTCGGCCAAGTGCTGGCCGCGCAAGGCGTTCATCCGCAAGCCGGGCACCGTGGAGTTTTCTATCGGCAAACCCATTCCGAGCGAGGGCCGACAGCCCGATGAGTTGATGCGCGAGGTGGAGGCCTGGATCGAAGCCGAAATGCGCCGACTCGATCCTTCCGCATACCGAGACGTTTGA
- a CDS encoding M48 family metallopeptidase, with protein MQRFVQMALDLFGSAEPEAPARPAAPPTRVPDVAAPPALPMTQVFQPAAWHHPRANRMLRLGACDVAYEFKRGKRRTIGLSVSTDGLSVSAPRWTSVGEVEALLHDKSAWVLEKLQAARQRAGELAQSRIRWADGVEFDYLGARMRLVLDPTQSFAKAGLGLAPASEPGGVATLRLGLSLGAQEAQIRDAAQAWLMKRAKAIFIERLDHFAPQLGVRYTKLRLSSAGTRWGSASADGSIRLNWRLIHLKLDMIDYVVVHELSHLHHMDHSPQFWDVVARVLPDHAQRRRALRDAAVPLDD; from the coding sequence ATGCAGCGCTTCGTCCAAATGGCGCTCGATCTTTTCGGCTCTGCAGAGCCCGAAGCACCTGCGCGCCCGGCCGCACCACCAACCCGGGTGCCGGACGTGGCCGCGCCGCCCGCGCTGCCCATGACCCAGGTGTTCCAGCCCGCCGCCTGGCACCACCCGCGCGCCAACCGCATGCTGCGCCTGGGCGCTTGCGATGTGGCCTACGAATTCAAGCGAGGCAAGCGCCGCACCATCGGCCTGTCGGTCAGCACCGATGGCCTGAGCGTGAGCGCACCGCGCTGGACCTCGGTGGGCGAGGTCGAGGCGCTGCTGCACGACAAGTCGGCCTGGGTATTGGAAAAGCTGCAGGCCGCGCGCCAGCGCGCGGGCGAGTTGGCGCAGTCGCGTATTCGATGGGCCGATGGCGTCGAGTTCGATTACCTGGGTGCGCGCATGCGCCTGGTGCTCGACCCCACGCAGAGCTTCGCCAAGGCGGGCTTGGGGCTAGCGCCCGCTAGCGAGCCGGGCGGCGTGGCCACGTTGCGCCTGGGCCTGTCGCTGGGCGCGCAGGAGGCGCAGATCCGCGACGCGGCGCAGGCCTGGCTGATGAAACGAGCCAAGGCCATCTTCATTGAGCGGCTGGACCACTTCGCACCGCAGCTGGGCGTGCGCTACACGAAGCTGCGCCTGTCCAGCGCCGGCACGCGCTGGGGCAGCGCGAGCGCCGACGGCTCGATCCGCCTGAACTGGCGGCTCATCCACCTCAAGCTGGACATGATCGATTACGTCGTGGTGCACGAACTCAGCCACCTGCACCACATGGACCACAGCCCGCAGTTCTGGGACGTGGTGGCCCGCGTGCTGCCCGACCATGCGCAACGCCGCCGTGCGCTGCGCGATGCGGCGGTGCCACTGGACGACTGA
- the pdxR gene encoding MocR-like pyridoxine biosynthesis transcription factor PdxR: MKSLIGDLLLQRLAVARGVSSAAPTNRLLYECLRGAILDGTLPAAARLPPSRDLARELAVSRNTVVFAYDQLLAEGYVRSRVGSGTFVAEVFPDTYTTVAPKPPARAADPTAAPPPPTPPLSQRALGLLGRISASTVQWGAFMPGVPDVTAFPHRRFAQILAQHARGGAPSLRSYATAGGHPALQRSLANYLRQARSVTCEAGQILITEGIHQAIDLVTRLLADPGDAAWVEDPGYWGTRSILGVNGVQARALPVDAEGLQLPEATPEDARLRLAFVTPSHQYPLGSVMSLTRRLALLEAARRRRLWVVEDDYDSEFRFAGQPIPSLQGLVDDAPVIYVGTFSKTLYPGLRTAYMVLPPSLADTFRSAQMELYRGGHLLEQAALADFMDSGQYAAHIRRMRILYGARRARLIALVEERLGPGWIHPFDSNAGLHLVLSLPAGVSDVEITAEAGRAGVLVRPLSRYYAASDAPAGLLLGFASVPEAAMAKPMDILASCIERAVQRMRPN; encoded by the coding sequence TTGAAATCCCTGATCGGCGACCTTCTCCTGCAGCGCCTTGCGGTGGCGCGCGGGGTGAGCAGCGCCGCGCCGACCAACCGCCTGCTGTACGAATGCCTGCGCGGCGCCATCCTCGACGGCACGCTGCCGGCCGCCGCACGGTTGCCGCCCTCGCGCGATCTCGCGCGCGAGCTGGCGGTGTCGCGCAACACCGTCGTGTTCGCCTACGACCAGTTGCTGGCCGAGGGCTACGTGCGCTCGCGCGTGGGCAGCGGCACCTTCGTGGCCGAGGTGTTCCCCGACACGTACACCACGGTGGCGCCCAAGCCGCCAGCGCGCGCGGCGGACCCCACCGCGGCGCCGCCCCCGCCGACGCCACCGCTGTCGCAACGCGCGCTCGGGCTGCTCGGCCGCATCTCCGCCTCGACCGTGCAATGGGGCGCCTTCATGCCGGGCGTGCCCGACGTCACCGCGTTCCCGCACCGGCGTTTCGCGCAAATCCTCGCCCAGCATGCACGTGGCGGCGCGCCGTCGCTGCGCAGCTACGCCACGGCGGGCGGGCACCCGGCCCTGCAGCGCAGCCTGGCGAATTACTTGCGGCAGGCGCGCTCGGTGACATGCGAGGCAGGGCAGATCCTGATCACCGAAGGGATCCACCAGGCCATCGACCTCGTCACGCGCCTGCTGGCCGACCCGGGCGACGCGGCCTGGGTGGAAGACCCAGGCTACTGGGGCACGCGCAGCATCCTGGGCGTGAACGGCGTGCAAGCGCGCGCGCTGCCGGTCGATGCCGAGGGCCTGCAGCTTCCAGAGGCCACACCGGAGGACGCGCGGCTGCGGCTGGCCTTCGTGACCCCTTCGCACCAGTACCCACTGGGTTCGGTGATGAGCCTTACGCGCCGCCTCGCTTTGCTCGAAGCCGCTCGCCGCCGCCGGCTGTGGGTGGTGGAAGACGACTACGACAGCGAGTTCCGCTTCGCCGGCCAGCCCATTCCCTCGCTGCAAGGGCTGGTGGACGACGCGCCGGTGATCTACGTGGGCACCTTCAGCAAGACGCTCTACCCCGGCCTGCGCACCGCCTACATGGTGCTGCCGCCATCGCTGGCCGACACCTTCCGTTCGGCGCAGATGGAGCTCTACCGGGGCGGCCACCTGCTGGAGCAGGCGGCGCTCGCCGACTTCATGGACAGCGGCCAATACGCCGCGCACATCCGCCGCATGCGCATCCTCTACGGTGCGCGCCGCGCGCGGCTGATCGCGCTGGTGGAAGAGCGGCTGGGGCCGGGCTGGATCCACCCGTTCGACAGCAACGCCGGGCTGCACCTGGTGCTGTCTTTGCCGGCCGGTGTGAGCGATGTGGAGATCACGGCCGAGGCGGGCCGCGCCGGTGTGCTGGTACGACCCCTCTCGCGCTACTACGCCGCATCCGATGCCCCGGCGGGATTGCTGCTGGGCTTCGCGAGCGTGCCGGAGGCGGCGATGGCCAAGCCGATGGACATTCTCGCGAGCTGCATCGAACGGGCAGTGCAGCGGATGCGTCCGAACTGA
- a CDS encoding 4-aminobutyrate--2-oxoglutarate transaminase produces MRNQDLDQRRQSAAPRGVGVMCNFYADRAENATLWDVEGRAFTDFAAGIAVLNTGHRHPAIVAAIQAQLERFTHTAYQIVPYESAVSLAERINALAPIAGPAKTAFFTTGAEAVENAIKIARHHTGRPGVVAFSGGFHGRTMMGLALTGKVVPYKTGFGPFPGEVYHLPFPSAVRGITVEESIDALEQLFKSDIEPTRVAAIILEPVQGEGGFNIAPSALLQALRSVCDKHGILLIADEVQTGFGRTGKLFAMEHHGVKPDLITMAKSLAGGMPLSAVCGRAEVMDAPSPGGLGGTYAANPLAVAASHAVLDTIASEKLLERSTRLGAKLQEMLNEWRDGFPAIADVRGLGSMVAVEFAHPTTRAPDAAMATRVQKEALARGLLLLTCGTYANVIRFLYPLTIPDAQFDAALTTLREALQAATHETTTA; encoded by the coding sequence ATGCGCAACCAAGACCTCGACCAACGCCGCCAATCCGCCGCCCCGCGCGGTGTGGGCGTGATGTGCAACTTCTACGCCGACCGTGCCGAAAACGCCACGCTGTGGGACGTGGAAGGGCGGGCCTTCACCGATTTCGCCGCCGGTATCGCCGTGCTGAACACCGGCCACCGCCACCCGGCCATCGTCGCGGCCATCCAGGCGCAGCTGGAGCGCTTCACGCACACCGCTTACCAGATCGTGCCGTACGAAAGCGCCGTGTCGCTGGCCGAGCGCATCAACGCGTTGGCGCCGATCGCCGGCCCGGCCAAGACCGCCTTCTTCACCACCGGCGCCGAAGCGGTGGAAAACGCCATCAAGATCGCGCGCCACCACACCGGCCGCCCGGGCGTCGTGGCCTTCAGCGGTGGCTTTCACGGCCGCACGATGATGGGCCTGGCGCTCACCGGCAAGGTCGTGCCCTACAAGACCGGCTTCGGTCCGTTCCCCGGTGAGGTCTACCACCTGCCGTTCCCCAGCGCTGTGCGCGGCATCACGGTCGAAGAAAGCATCGACGCGCTGGAGCAGTTGTTCAAGTCGGACATCGAACCCACGCGCGTGGCGGCCATCATCCTGGAGCCGGTGCAGGGGGAGGGCGGCTTCAACATCGCGCCCTCCGCGCTCCTGCAGGCGCTGCGCAGCGTGTGCGACAAGCACGGCATCCTGCTCATCGCCGATGAAGTGCAGACCGGGTTCGGCCGCACCGGCAAGCTCTTTGCCATGGAGCACCACGGCGTCAAACCCGATCTGATCACCATGGCCAAGAGCCTGGCCGGAGGCATGCCGCTGTCGGCCGTCTGCGGCCGCGCCGAGGTGATGGACGCCCCCAGCCCGGGTGGCCTGGGCGGTACCTATGCCGCCAATCCGCTGGCCGTGGCTGCATCGCACGCGGTGCTGGACACGATCGCGTCGGAAAAACTGCTGGAGCGTTCCACCCGCCTGGGTGCGAAGCTGCAGGAGATGCTCAACGAATGGCGCGACGGTTTCCCCGCGATCGCCGACGTGCGCGGCCTGGGTTCGATGGTGGCGGTGGAGTTCGCCCATCCCACGACCCGCGCGCCCGATGCCGCCATGGCCACGCGCGTGCAGAAGGAAGCCCTGGCCCGCGGCCTGTTGCTGCTGACCTGCGGCACCTATGCCAACGTGATCCGCTTCCTGTACCCGCTGACCATCCCCGACGCGCAGTTCGACGCCGCGCTGACCACACTGCGCGAGGCGCTGCAAGCTGCCACGCATGAAACCACAACCGCCTGA
- a CDS encoding NAD-dependent succinate-semialdehyde dehydrogenase, with amino-acid sequence MDMKTSPLALLADPSLLKTDALIDGRWVGGANRFPVHDPATGALLAEVANLDATDAEAAIAAANAAWPAWRAKSAKERSTILRKWYDLLMANQDDLGRLMTAEQGKPFAEAKGEVAYGASFVEWYAEEAKRVNGETLSTFDPTRRLMVVRQPIGVCAAITPWNFPLAMITRKVAPALAAGCPVIIKPAELTPLTALAAAELAVRAGIPAGVFNVITADSDNSIAVGKALCASDVVRHLSFTGSTEVGRILMAQCAPTIKKLALELGGNAPFIVFDDADIDSAVEGALASKFRNAGQTCVCANRLYVQDGVYDAFVKKFAARVSAFKVGNGFEDGVVQGPLIEPAALDKVQRHLDDARAKGGRVVAGGKRLDGQFFEPTVVADATPDMLCAKEETFGPFAPVFRFKTEQEAIDAANDTEFGLASYFYSRDVGRIYRVAEALEYGMVGINAGIIASEHVPFGGVKQSGLGREGSRHGMDDYVELKYLCLGDIQK; translated from the coding sequence ATGGACATGAAGACTTCACCCTTGGCGTTGCTGGCCGACCCGAGCCTGCTCAAGACCGACGCCCTGATCGATGGCCGCTGGGTGGGTGGCGCGAACCGCTTTCCCGTGCACGACCCGGCCACCGGCGCGTTGCTGGCCGAAGTGGCCAACCTGGATGCGACCGATGCCGAGGCCGCCATTGCCGCCGCCAACGCGGCCTGGCCCGCGTGGCGCGCGAAATCCGCCAAGGAGCGCAGCACCATCCTGCGCAAGTGGTACGACCTGTTGATGGCGAACCAGGACGACCTGGGCCGCCTCATGACCGCCGAACAAGGCAAGCCCTTCGCCGAGGCCAAGGGCGAAGTGGCCTACGGCGCGAGCTTTGTCGAGTGGTACGCCGAAGAGGCCAAGCGCGTGAACGGTGAAACCCTGAGCACCTTCGACCCGACGCGCCGCCTGATGGTGGTGCGCCAGCCCATCGGCGTGTGCGCGGCGATCACGCCGTGGAACTTCCCGCTGGCCATGATCACGCGCAAGGTCGCGCCCGCGCTGGCTGCCGGTTGCCCGGTGATCATCAAGCCCGCCGAGCTCACACCGCTGACCGCGCTGGCCGCCGCCGAACTGGCCGTGCGCGCCGGCATTCCTGCCGGTGTGTTCAACGTCATCACCGCCGACAGCGACAACAGCATTGCCGTGGGCAAGGCGCTGTGCGCGAGCGACGTGGTGCGGCACCTGAGCTTCACCGGCTCTACCGAAGTGGGCCGCATCCTCATGGCGCAGTGCGCGCCGACCATCAAGAAGCTTGCACTCGAACTCGGCGGAAACGCGCCTTTCATCGTGTTCGACGACGCCGACATCGACAGCGCCGTGGAAGGCGCGCTCGCCAGCAAGTTCCGCAACGCCGGCCAGACCTGCGTGTGCGCCAACCGCCTGTACGTGCAAGACGGCGTGTACGACGCCTTTGTGAAGAAGTTCGCCGCACGGGTCTCGGCGTTCAAGGTCGGCAACGGTTTTGAAGACGGCGTGGTGCAAGGGCCACTGATCGAGCCCGCTGCGCTGGACAAGGTGCAGCGCCACCTCGACGACGCGCGCGCCAAGGGCGGCCGCGTGGTGGCGGGCGGCAAACGCCTGGACGGACAGTTCTTCGAACCCACGGTGGTGGCCGATGCGACGCCCGACATGCTGTGCGCCAAGGAAGAAACCTTTGGCCCGTTCGCGCCGGTGTTCCGCTTCAAGACCGAGCAGGAGGCGATTGACGCCGCCAACGACACCGAGTTCGGCCTCGCCAGCTACTTCTACAGCCGAGACGTGGGCCGCATCTACCGCGTGGCCGAGGCGCTGGAGTACGGCATGGTCGGCATCAACGCCGGCATCATCGCCAGCGAACACGTGCCCTTTGGCGGCGTGAAGCAATCGGGCCTGGGCCGCGAGGGTTCGCGCCACGGCATGGACGACTATGTGGAACTGAAATACCTGTGCCTGGGAGACATCCAGAAATGA
- a CDS encoding GNAT family N-acetyltransferase, translating to MSHSIRLVAPEDFGAWLALWKGYQQFYKVDIADSVTAETWKRLLDANEPMQCALALDKAGRPVGLVHWIFHRSTWTTGNYCYLQDLFVATDVRGGGYGRRLIEHVYADAKNAGCSRVYWLTHESNTDAMQLYDRIAEKSGFLQYRHAVK from the coding sequence ATGAGCCATTCCATTCGCCTGGTCGCCCCTGAGGACTTCGGCGCCTGGCTGGCGCTCTGGAAGGGCTACCAGCAGTTCTACAAGGTCGACATCGCCGACAGCGTGACGGCCGAGACCTGGAAGCGCCTGCTCGATGCGAACGAGCCCATGCAGTGCGCGCTGGCGCTGGACAAGGCCGGCCGTCCCGTGGGGCTGGTGCACTGGATCTTCCACCGCTCCACCTGGACCACCGGCAACTACTGCTACCTGCAGGACCTGTTCGTGGCCACCGACGTGCGGGGTGGCGGCTACGGCCGACGGCTTATCGAGCATGTGTATGCCGATGCCAAAAATGCCGGTTGCTCGCGCGTGTACTGGCTCACGCACGAGAGCAACACCGACGCGATGCAGCTGTACGACCGCATTGCTGAGAAGTCGGGCTTCCTGCAGTACCGCCACGCGGTGAAGTAA